One Bacillota bacterium genomic window, AAGTTCAACAATATTATAATGCTTCCTCTTTAGAAGAAGCCTATCAAATGCTTTTGTTAAGCAATAAGAATATGATTATTGCTGGGGGAGCTTGGCTTAAATTATCCGTAAAATCAGTTGATACTTTGCTTGGACTTGAGCATCTTGGACTCGACGAAATCGTTGAAAACAAAGCTCAAATTGAAATTGGATCAATGGTTCCTTTAAGACAAATCGAAACAAACCCTGCATTAATTGAACTTGCAAGTGGAATCCTTCCATTCGCCATTCATAATGTCATGGGAGTTCCCATTCGAAATGTGGCAACTCTTGGTGGTACTGTCATGGGGAAGTATGGGTTTTCTGATATATTGACCGCTTTACTCGTAATGAACGCTCGTTTAGTTTTTTATCATCTTGGAGAAGTCTCTTTAGAAGAGCACCTAAATTCATCAAGAAAAGATAAAGACATTCTTTTAAAAATCATCATCCCAAAATCAAAGATGTCTGGTTTCTTTAAGAAAGTCGCCATTACAGCGTTGGATTTTGCGATAATCAATGTTGCATTATCATACTCCTCAGATAAAATAATGATTTCTGTCGGAGCAAGACCCGCACTAGCAAGTCTTGCAAAAGAAGCCATGGCGTATTTTAATTCTCAATCTAATATAACTGATGACGTAATTGAAACGTGTGCAAATATTGTGATAAACGAATTGTCATTTGGTAGTAACAGCCGTTCTTCTGCAGAATACCGAAAAAATCTTGCAAAAGTCTATATAAGTCGAGGATTGAAAGAGGTGACGTCTTATGAAAATTAATCTTGTCATTAATAACATCAAAAAAGAATTTAATGTAGATCCAAGTGAATATTTACTAGATACGTTACGAAACAATCATTATTTAAGTGTGAAAAGAGGATGTGATTCCACAAGTTGTGGAGTTTGCACGGTCTTACTCGATGGAAAACCTGTCCCATCTTGTTCCATTTTAAGCGTAAGAGCCACGGGACATGAAATTACAACGGTTGAAGGTATCCAAAAAGAAGCTGAAAAATTAAGCGGATATTTTGGGCTTGAAGGTGCCGATCAATGTGGATATTGTAATCCTTCTATGGCGCTCGCTGTTTATGCCTTAAAAAACGAATTAGAGAACCCAACCGATGATCAAATAAGAGAATATTTAGTTGGAAATCTTTGTAGATGTACAGGCTACGTCTCTCAACATAAAGCCATAAAAAAGTATTTAGGTGATAAAGCATGAAAGTTGTAAACCAAAAACTTCCATCCATAGATGGAAAAGGATTAATGATGGGTCGTCCTGCTTACACAGACGATTTAGCTGAAAAGAATTCCTTAATTGTCAAAGTATTAAGAAGTCCATATGCTTACGCAAAAATTAAAAGCATCGATACATCTAAAGCAAAACATTTAGAAGGAATTGAACTGGTTTTAACCTATCAAGATTTTAAAAGAATTCCTTATACCAGAGCAGGGCAAGGATATCCTGAGCCTTCACCGCATGATAAGTTTATTTTAGATGAATTTGTAAGATATATAGGCGATGAAGTATGCGCAGTTGCTGGACATACAAATGAAATATGCGAAGAAGCTCTTTCTTTAATCGAAGTAGAATATGAAGTGTTAGAACCTGTTTTAGATTTTGAAAAAGCGATGAATCATAAAAGCATCATTCATCCAGAACCAGAGATCCATGAAATGTTTCCGATTGGATTTGAACCTCTTAAAAACATAGCCGCAAGCTATCAAATGAATGTAGGAGATGTTTCAAAATCTCTAAAAGAATCAGAAGTTACAATCGAACAATCTTTTTATACACAAGCACAGTCTCATGCAATGTTAGAACCACATACAGTAAACGCAAGAATTGACTTTCAAAACCGTTTGGTTTTATATTCTGCGACACAAACTCCTTTTCATGTGAGAAGAATTATATCTCAAACTCTAGAAATTCCTTTAAGTAAAATTAGAGTCATAAAACCAAGAGTTGGTGGAGGTTTTGGTGGAAAACAAGCTATTCATGGTGAAATGTTAGTTTCTTTTGTTACTTTAAAAACAGGAAAACCTTCAAAGATGGTTTACACGAGAAAAGAAGTATTTGAATCCGCATATACAAGACATCCTATGCGAATAGATTTAAAACTTGGAGCGATGAAAGATGGCACATTAAAAGCCATTGATTGTTATATTTTATCCGATACAGGAGCGTACGGAGAACATGCGTTAACGGTCTTTATGGTTGCGGGATCGAAAGTACTGCCACTTTACAATAAAGTAGATTCTGT contains:
- a CDS encoding 2Fe-2S iron-sulfur cluster binding domain-containing protein, translating into MKINLVINNIKKEFNVDPSEYLLDTLRNNHYLSVKRGCDSTSCGVCTVLLDGKPVPSCSILSVRATGHEITTVEGIQKEAEKLSGYFGLEGADQCGYCNPSMALAVYALKNELENPTDDQIREYLVGNLCRCTGYVSQHKAIKKYLGDKA
- a CDS encoding FAD binding domain-containing protein produces the protein MKVQQYYNASSLEEAYQMLLLSNKNMIIAGGAWLKLSVKSVDTLLGLEHLGLDEIVENKAQIEIGSMVPLRQIETNPALIELASGILPFAIHNVMGVPIRNVATLGGTVMGKYGFSDILTALLVMNARLVFYHLGEVSLEEHLNSSRKDKDILLKIIIPKSKMSGFFKKVAITALDFAIINVALSYSSDKIMISVGARPALASLAKEAMAYFNSQSNITDDVIETCANIVINELSFGSNSRSSAEYRKNLAKVYISRGLKEVTSYEN